In Scatophagus argus isolate fScaArg1 chromosome 3, fScaArg1.pri, whole genome shotgun sequence, one genomic interval encodes:
- the LOC124056343 gene encoding mucin-22-like isoform X9 — MSSQSSPAEVKVNCYFTVKEPNTASPPSDTSSITIHILHPPKLTVNPLVITQTDSVTLNCQAPSSVSVSQCFFYTGRQQSIKGFSCLRNLTGTELLLMARQSSSAKVEVRCFYTVKLGELDSPSPHSNTSSITIHILHPPKLTVNPLVITQTDSVTLNCQAPSSVSVSQCFFYTGRQQSIKGFSCLRNLTGTELLLMARQSSSAKVEVRCFYTVKLGELDSPSPHSNTSSITIHILHPPKLTVNPLVITQTDSVTLNCQAPSSVSVSQCFFNTGRQQSTKVFSCLSTLTGTELLLMARQSSPAKVEVRCFYTVKLGELDSPSPHSNTSSITIHTQKPEMSLQHFPGDYVLFACSLPGSANPDTRCNLYFGEGRHLVATSNISSKTNKKNQWFCQFYVTIDDLLSRLRSVQQRDASCDYSVGSEPNSLSPRSDGYSLAAIVENESSRNCTQPAFTDSTVSKSGPSTTTTTTTTTTTSSSTSTSTTTSSTSTSSTTATTTATATTTTALVKSASAVAAVESHMTQTTSTFAITTDLTVSRSHTSGFNLTFTTPAEPASERIWKLAAVGSGIGVTVGVILLALTLLCTKRRTGQNLIRVSEKRSQKRTQSDVTDDFICMTNFNYEALEISASGTEKLNRQRSESEEANVYHVYCTIPDKPPPSSLDMVYSTVQPH; from the exons ATGTCAAGTCAGAGTTCACCCGCTGAGGTTAAAGTGAACTGTTATTTCACTGTGAAAGAGCCAAATACAGCATCTCCACCCAGCGACACATCCTCCATCACCATACACA ttcttcATCCACCTAAACTGACGGTGAATCCACTGGtgatcacacagacagactcagtcACTCTGAACTGTCAGGCTCCatcgtctgtctctgtgtctcagtgttttttctACACCGGTAGACAACAATCCATCAAAGGTTTCTCTTGTCTGAGGAATCTGACAGgaactgagctgctgttgatgGCACGTCAAAGTTCATCTGCTAAGGTTGAAGTGAGatgtttttacactgtaaagCTTGGAGAGTTAGATTCTCCATctccacacagcaacacatcCTCCATCACCATACACA ttcttcatCCACCTAAACTGACGGTGAATCCACTGGtgatcacacagacagactcagtcACTCTGAACTGTCAGGCTCCatcgtctgtctctgtgtctcagtgttttttctACACCGGTAGACAACAATCCATCAAAGGTTTCTCTTGTCTGAGGAATCTGACAGgaactgagctgctgttgatgGCACGTCAAAGTTCATCTGCTAAGGTTGAAGTGAGatgtttttacactgtaaagCTTGGAGAGTTAGATTCTCCATctccacacagcaacacatcCTCCATCACCATACACA ttcttcatCCACCTAAACTGACGGTGAATCCACTGGtgatcacacagacagactcagtcACTCTGAACTGTCAGGCTCCATCGTCcgtctctgtgtctcagtgttttttcaACACCGGTAGACAACAATCCACCAAAGTTTTCTCTTGTCTGAGTACTCTGACAGgaactgagctgctgttgatgGCACGTCAGAGTTCACCTGCTAAGGTTGAAGTGAGatgtttttacactgtaaagCTTGGAGAGTTAGATTCCCCATctccacacagcaacacatcCTCCATCACCATACACA CTCAGAAACCAGAAATGAGTCTTCAGCATTTTCCTGGTGACTACGTTCTCTTCGCTTGCTCTCTGCCTGGATCTGCTAATCCTGATACGAGATGTAACCTGTACTTTGGAGAAGGAAGGCATCTAGTTGCAACATCGAACatcagcagtaaaacaaacaaaaaaaatcagtggttTTGCCAGTTTTATGTCACAATTGATGATTTGCTGAGTCGTCTACGTTCAGTTCAACAAAGAGATGCCAGCTGTGATTACAGTGTGGGAAGTGAACCCAACTCTTTGTCTCCTCGTAGTGATGGATACAGCTTGGCTG CTATTGTGGAAAATGAATCAAGCAGAAACTGCACACAGCCAGCATTTACAG aTTCGACTGTTAGCAAGTCTGGTCCttccaccacaaccaccaccactactactactactactagtagtagtactagtactagtactactactagTAGTACTAGTACTAGTagtactactgctactactactgccACTGCTACTACTACAACTGCTCTGGTGAAGTCAGCGTCAG CTGTTGCGGCAGTGGAGTCACACATGACGCAGACTACGTCGACATTTGCTATCACCACAG ATCTGACTGTTAGTAGAAGTCACACTAGTGGTTTTAACTTAACATTCACAACACCAGCTGAACCAGCATCAG AAAGAATATGGAAGTTGGCAGCAGTTGGAAGTGGAATCGGAGTGACTGTGGGTGTTATCTTACTGGCACTGACACTTCTCTGTACCAAAAGAAGAACCGGTCAGAACTTGATTCGTGTGTCAG AGAAACGTTCTCAGAAGAG GACACAATCCGATGTTACAG ATGATTTTATTTGCATGACAAATTTTAACTATGAAGCACTG GAAATCTCAGCATCTG GTACTGAGAAACTGAACAGGCAAAGGTCTGAAAGTGAGGAA GCTAACGTATACCATGTGTACTGCACCATCCCTGACAAGCCACCTCCATCATCCCTGGACATGGTGTACAGCACCGTGCAgccacactga
- the LOC124056343 gene encoding serine-rich adhesin for platelets-like isoform X6: protein MFQKMILVILYVRADVVTHTCIFTGFWTISVFSFIMAGCLLFIILMHSFHEIQTQALRRPKLTVNPTVITQTDSVTLNCQTPSSVSVSQCYFVILRGETIKSSSCLKILTGTELLRMSSQSSPAEVKVNCYFTVKEPNTASPPSDTSSITIHILHPPKLTVNPLVITQTDSVTLNCQAPSSVSVSQCFFYTGRQQSIKGFSCLRNLTGTELLLMARQSSSAKVEVRCFYTVKLGELDSPSPHSNTSSITIHILHPPKLTVNPLVITQTDSVTLNCQAPSSVSVSQCFFYTGRQQSIKGFSCLRNLTGTELLLMARQSSSAKVEVRCFYTVKLGELDSPSPHSNTSSITIHILHPPKLTVNPLVITQTDSVTLNCQAPSSVSVSQCFFNTGRQQSTKVFSCLSTLTGTELLLMARQSSPAKVEVRCFYTVKLGELDSPSPHSNTSSITIHTQKPEMSLQHFPGDYVLFACSLPGSANPDTRCNLYFGEGRHLVATSNISSKTNKKNQWFCQFYVTIDDLLSRLRSVQQRDASCDYSVGSEPNSLSPRSDGYSLAAIVENESSRNCTQPAFTDSTVSKSGPSTTTTTTTTTTTSSSTSTSTTTSSTSTSSTTATTTATATTTTALVKSASAVAAVESHMTQTTSTFAITTDLTVSRSHTSGFNLTFTTPAEPASERIWKLAAVGSGIGVTVGVILLALTLLCTKRRTGQNLIRVSEKRSQKRTQSDVTGNLSIWY, encoded by the exons ATGTTTCAGAAAATGATACTTGTCATTCTGTATGTCAGAGCTGatgtggtcacacacacatgcatcttCACAGGATTCTGGACGATCTCAGTATTCAGTTTCATCATGGCTGGATGCCTGTTGTTCATCATCCTCATGC ATTCCTTTCATGAGATTCAAACACAAG CTCTTCGTCGACCTAAACTGACGGTGAACCCAACAGtgatcacacagacagactcagtcACTCTGAACTGTCAGACTCCATCGTCcgtctctgtgtctcagtgttattttgtcattttaagagGAGAAACCATCAAAAGCTCCTCTTGTCTGAAGATTCTGACAGGAACTGAGCTGCTGAGGATGTCAAGTCAGAGTTCACCCGCTGAGGTTAAAGTGAACTGTTATTTCACTGTGAAAGAGCCAAATACAGCATCTCCACCCAGCGACACATCCTCCATCACCATACACA ttcttcATCCACCTAAACTGACGGTGAATCCACTGGtgatcacacagacagactcagtcACTCTGAACTGTCAGGCTCCatcgtctgtctctgtgtctcagtgttttttctACACCGGTAGACAACAATCCATCAAAGGTTTCTCTTGTCTGAGGAATCTGACAGgaactgagctgctgttgatgGCACGTCAAAGTTCATCTGCTAAGGTTGAAGTGAGatgtttttacactgtaaagCTTGGAGAGTTAGATTCTCCATctccacacagcaacacatcCTCCATCACCATACACA ttcttcatCCACCTAAACTGACGGTGAATCCACTGGtgatcacacagacagactcagtcACTCTGAACTGTCAGGCTCCatcgtctgtctctgtgtctcagtgttttttctACACCGGTAGACAACAATCCATCAAAGGTTTCTCTTGTCTGAGGAATCTGACAGgaactgagctgctgttgatgGCACGTCAAAGTTCATCTGCTAAGGTTGAAGTGAGatgtttttacactgtaaagCTTGGAGAGTTAGATTCTCCATctccacacagcaacacatcCTCCATCACCATACACA ttcttcatCCACCTAAACTGACGGTGAATCCACTGGtgatcacacagacagactcagtcACTCTGAACTGTCAGGCTCCATCGTCcgtctctgtgtctcagtgttttttcaACACCGGTAGACAACAATCCACCAAAGTTTTCTCTTGTCTGAGTACTCTGACAGgaactgagctgctgttgatgGCACGTCAGAGTTCACCTGCTAAGGTTGAAGTGAGatgtttttacactgtaaagCTTGGAGAGTTAGATTCCCCATctccacacagcaacacatcCTCCATCACCATACACA CTCAGAAACCAGAAATGAGTCTTCAGCATTTTCCTGGTGACTACGTTCTCTTCGCTTGCTCTCTGCCTGGATCTGCTAATCCTGATACGAGATGTAACCTGTACTTTGGAGAAGGAAGGCATCTAGTTGCAACATCGAACatcagcagtaaaacaaacaaaaaaaatcagtggttTTGCCAGTTTTATGTCACAATTGATGATTTGCTGAGTCGTCTACGTTCAGTTCAACAAAGAGATGCCAGCTGTGATTACAGTGTGGGAAGTGAACCCAACTCTTTGTCTCCTCGTAGTGATGGATACAGCTTGGCTG CTATTGTGGAAAATGAATCAAGCAGAAACTGCACACAGCCAGCATTTACAG aTTCGACTGTTAGCAAGTCTGGTCCttccaccacaaccaccaccactactactactactactagtagtagtactagtactagtactactactagTAGTACTAGTACTAGTagtactactgctactactactgccACTGCTACTACTACAACTGCTCTGGTGAAGTCAGCGTCAG CTGTTGCGGCAGTGGAGTCACACATGACGCAGACTACGTCGACATTTGCTATCACCACAG ATCTGACTGTTAGTAGAAGTCACACTAGTGGTTTTAACTTAACATTCACAACACCAGCTGAACCAGCATCAG AAAGAATATGGAAGTTGGCAGCAGTTGGAAGTGGAATCGGAGTGACTGTGGGTGTTATCTTACTGGCACTGACACTTCTCTGTACCAAAAGAAGAACCGGTCAGAACTTGATTCGTGTGTCAG AGAAACGTTCTCAGAAGAG GACACAATCCGATGTTACAG GAAATCTCAGCATCTG GTACTGA
- the LOC124056343 gene encoding serine-rich adhesin for platelets-like isoform X4, giving the protein MFQKMILVILYVRADVVTHTCIFTGFWTISVFSFIMAGCLLFIILMHSFHEIQTQALRRPKLTVNPTVITQTDSVTLNCQTPSSVSVSQCYFVILRGETIKSSSCLKILTGTELLRMSSQSSPAEVKVNCYFTVKEPNTASPPSDTSSITIHILHPPKLTVNPLVITQTDSVTLNCQAPSSVSVSQCFFYTGRQQSIKGFSCLRNLTGTELLLMARQSSSAKVEVRCFYTVKLGELDSPSPHSNTSSITIHILHPPKLTVNPLVITQTDSVTLNCQAPSSVSVSQCFFYTGRQQSIKGFSCLRNLTGTELLLMARQSSSAKVEVRCFYTVKLGELDSPSPHSNTSSITIHILHPPKLTVNPLVITQTDSVTLNCQAPSSVSVSQCFFNTGRQQSTKVFSCLSTLTGTELLLMARQSSPAKVEVRCFYTVKLGELDSPSPHSNTSSITIHTQKPEMSLQHFPGDYVLFACSLPGSANPDTRCNLYFGEGRHLVATSNISSKTNKKNQWFCQFYVTIDDLLSRLRSVQQRDASCDYSVGSEPNSLSPRSDGYSLAAIVENESSRNCTQPAFTDSTVSKSGPSTTTTTTTTTTTSSSTSTSTTTSSTSTSSTTATTTATATTTTALVKSASAVAAVESHMTQTTSTFAITTDLTVSRSHTSGFNLTFTTPAEPASERIWKLAAVGSGIGVTVGVILLALTLLCTKRRTGQNLIRVSEKRSQKRTQSDVTGKPVSKRLKADITNRSNGDREYVVSVNSDRVEVFPSCSDYSVSDFSPFFY; this is encoded by the exons ATGTTTCAGAAAATGATACTTGTCATTCTGTATGTCAGAGCTGatgtggtcacacacacatgcatcttCACAGGATTCTGGACGATCTCAGTATTCAGTTTCATCATGGCTGGATGCCTGTTGTTCATCATCCTCATGC ATTCCTTTCATGAGATTCAAACACAAG CTCTTCGTCGACCTAAACTGACGGTGAACCCAACAGtgatcacacagacagactcagtcACTCTGAACTGTCAGACTCCATCGTCcgtctctgtgtctcagtgttattttgtcattttaagagGAGAAACCATCAAAAGCTCCTCTTGTCTGAAGATTCTGACAGGAACTGAGCTGCTGAGGATGTCAAGTCAGAGTTCACCCGCTGAGGTTAAAGTGAACTGTTATTTCACTGTGAAAGAGCCAAATACAGCATCTCCACCCAGCGACACATCCTCCATCACCATACACA ttcttcATCCACCTAAACTGACGGTGAATCCACTGGtgatcacacagacagactcagtcACTCTGAACTGTCAGGCTCCatcgtctgtctctgtgtctcagtgttttttctACACCGGTAGACAACAATCCATCAAAGGTTTCTCTTGTCTGAGGAATCTGACAGgaactgagctgctgttgatgGCACGTCAAAGTTCATCTGCTAAGGTTGAAGTGAGatgtttttacactgtaaagCTTGGAGAGTTAGATTCTCCATctccacacagcaacacatcCTCCATCACCATACACA ttcttcatCCACCTAAACTGACGGTGAATCCACTGGtgatcacacagacagactcagtcACTCTGAACTGTCAGGCTCCatcgtctgtctctgtgtctcagtgttttttctACACCGGTAGACAACAATCCATCAAAGGTTTCTCTTGTCTGAGGAATCTGACAGgaactgagctgctgttgatgGCACGTCAAAGTTCATCTGCTAAGGTTGAAGTGAGatgtttttacactgtaaagCTTGGAGAGTTAGATTCTCCATctccacacagcaacacatcCTCCATCACCATACACA ttcttcatCCACCTAAACTGACGGTGAATCCACTGGtgatcacacagacagactcagtcACTCTGAACTGTCAGGCTCCATCGTCcgtctctgtgtctcagtgttttttcaACACCGGTAGACAACAATCCACCAAAGTTTTCTCTTGTCTGAGTACTCTGACAGgaactgagctgctgttgatgGCACGTCAGAGTTCACCTGCTAAGGTTGAAGTGAGatgtttttacactgtaaagCTTGGAGAGTTAGATTCCCCATctccacacagcaacacatcCTCCATCACCATACACA CTCAGAAACCAGAAATGAGTCTTCAGCATTTTCCTGGTGACTACGTTCTCTTCGCTTGCTCTCTGCCTGGATCTGCTAATCCTGATACGAGATGTAACCTGTACTTTGGAGAAGGAAGGCATCTAGTTGCAACATCGAACatcagcagtaaaacaaacaaaaaaaatcagtggttTTGCCAGTTTTATGTCACAATTGATGATTTGCTGAGTCGTCTACGTTCAGTTCAACAAAGAGATGCCAGCTGTGATTACAGTGTGGGAAGTGAACCCAACTCTTTGTCTCCTCGTAGTGATGGATACAGCTTGGCTG CTATTGTGGAAAATGAATCAAGCAGAAACTGCACACAGCCAGCATTTACAG aTTCGACTGTTAGCAAGTCTGGTCCttccaccacaaccaccaccactactactactactactagtagtagtactagtactagtactactactagTAGTACTAGTACTAGTagtactactgctactactactgccACTGCTACTACTACAACTGCTCTGGTGAAGTCAGCGTCAG CTGTTGCGGCAGTGGAGTCACACATGACGCAGACTACGTCGACATTTGCTATCACCACAG ATCTGACTGTTAGTAGAAGTCACACTAGTGGTTTTAACTTAACATTCACAACACCAGCTGAACCAGCATCAG AAAGAATATGGAAGTTGGCAGCAGTTGGAAGTGGAATCGGAGTGACTGTGGGTGTTATCTTACTGGCACTGACACTTCTCTGTACCAAAAGAAGAACCGGTCAGAACTTGATTCGTGTGTCAG AGAAACGTTCTCAGAAGAG GACACAATCCGATGTTACAG
- the LOC124056343 gene encoding serine-rich adhesin for platelets-like isoform X5 has translation MFQKMILVILYVRADVVTHTCIFTGFWTISVFSFIMAGCLLFIILMHSFHEIQTQALRRPKLTVNPTVITQTDSVTLNCQTPSSVSVSQCYFVILRGETIKSSSCLKILTGTELLRMSSQSSPAEVKVNCYFTVKEPNTASPPSDTSSITIHILHPPKLTVNPLVITQTDSVTLNCQAPSSVSVSQCFFYTGRQQSIKGFSCLRNLTGTELLLMARQSSSAKVEVRCFYTVKLGELDSPSPHSNTSSITIHILHPPKLTVNPLVITQTDSVTLNCQAPSSVSVSQCFFYTGRQQSIKGFSCLRNLTGTELLLMARQSSSAKVEVRCFYTVKLGELDSPSPHSNTSSITIHILHPPKLTVNPLVITQTDSVTLNCQAPSSVSVSQCFFNTGRQQSTKVFSCLSTLTGTELLLMARQSSPAKVEVRCFYTVKLGELDSPSPHSNTSSITIHTQKPEMSLQHFPGDYVLFACSLPGSANPDTRCNLYFGEGRHLVATSNISSKTNKKNQWFCQFYVTIDDLLSRLRSVQQRDASCDYSVGSEPNSLSPRSDGYSLAAIVENESSRNCTQPAFTDSTVSKSGPSTTTTTTTTTTTSSSTSTSTTTSSTSTSSTTATTTATATTTTALVKSASAVAAVESHMTQTTSTFAITTDLTVSRSHTSGFNLTFTTPAEPASERIWKLAAVGSGIGVTVGVILLALTLLCTKRRTGQNLIRVSEKRSQKRTQSDVTGKPVSKRLKADITNRSNGDREYVGVYDETYSIIVYEYNNE, from the exons ATGTTTCAGAAAATGATACTTGTCATTCTGTATGTCAGAGCTGatgtggtcacacacacatgcatcttCACAGGATTCTGGACGATCTCAGTATTCAGTTTCATCATGGCTGGATGCCTGTTGTTCATCATCCTCATGC ATTCCTTTCATGAGATTCAAACACAAG CTCTTCGTCGACCTAAACTGACGGTGAACCCAACAGtgatcacacagacagactcagtcACTCTGAACTGTCAGACTCCATCGTCcgtctctgtgtctcagtgttattttgtcattttaagagGAGAAACCATCAAAAGCTCCTCTTGTCTGAAGATTCTGACAGGAACTGAGCTGCTGAGGATGTCAAGTCAGAGTTCACCCGCTGAGGTTAAAGTGAACTGTTATTTCACTGTGAAAGAGCCAAATACAGCATCTCCACCCAGCGACACATCCTCCATCACCATACACA ttcttcATCCACCTAAACTGACGGTGAATCCACTGGtgatcacacagacagactcagtcACTCTGAACTGTCAGGCTCCatcgtctgtctctgtgtctcagtgttttttctACACCGGTAGACAACAATCCATCAAAGGTTTCTCTTGTCTGAGGAATCTGACAGgaactgagctgctgttgatgGCACGTCAAAGTTCATCTGCTAAGGTTGAAGTGAGatgtttttacactgtaaagCTTGGAGAGTTAGATTCTCCATctccacacagcaacacatcCTCCATCACCATACACA ttcttcatCCACCTAAACTGACGGTGAATCCACTGGtgatcacacagacagactcagtcACTCTGAACTGTCAGGCTCCatcgtctgtctctgtgtctcagtgttttttctACACCGGTAGACAACAATCCATCAAAGGTTTCTCTTGTCTGAGGAATCTGACAGgaactgagctgctgttgatgGCACGTCAAAGTTCATCTGCTAAGGTTGAAGTGAGatgtttttacactgtaaagCTTGGAGAGTTAGATTCTCCATctccacacagcaacacatcCTCCATCACCATACACA ttcttcatCCACCTAAACTGACGGTGAATCCACTGGtgatcacacagacagactcagtcACTCTGAACTGTCAGGCTCCATCGTCcgtctctgtgtctcagtgttttttcaACACCGGTAGACAACAATCCACCAAAGTTTTCTCTTGTCTGAGTACTCTGACAGgaactgagctgctgttgatgGCACGTCAGAGTTCACCTGCTAAGGTTGAAGTGAGatgtttttacactgtaaagCTTGGAGAGTTAGATTCCCCATctccacacagcaacacatcCTCCATCACCATACACA CTCAGAAACCAGAAATGAGTCTTCAGCATTTTCCTGGTGACTACGTTCTCTTCGCTTGCTCTCTGCCTGGATCTGCTAATCCTGATACGAGATGTAACCTGTACTTTGGAGAAGGAAGGCATCTAGTTGCAACATCGAACatcagcagtaaaacaaacaaaaaaaatcagtggttTTGCCAGTTTTATGTCACAATTGATGATTTGCTGAGTCGTCTACGTTCAGTTCAACAAAGAGATGCCAGCTGTGATTACAGTGTGGGAAGTGAACCCAACTCTTTGTCTCCTCGTAGTGATGGATACAGCTTGGCTG CTATTGTGGAAAATGAATCAAGCAGAAACTGCACACAGCCAGCATTTACAG aTTCGACTGTTAGCAAGTCTGGTCCttccaccacaaccaccaccactactactactactactagtagtagtactagtactagtactactactagTAGTACTAGTACTAGTagtactactgctactactactgccACTGCTACTACTACAACTGCTCTGGTGAAGTCAGCGTCAG CTGTTGCGGCAGTGGAGTCACACATGACGCAGACTACGTCGACATTTGCTATCACCACAG ATCTGACTGTTAGTAGAAGTCACACTAGTGGTTTTAACTTAACATTCACAACACCAGCTGAACCAGCATCAG AAAGAATATGGAAGTTGGCAGCAGTTGGAAGTGGAATCGGAGTGACTGTGGGTGTTATCTTACTGGCACTGACACTTCTCTGTACCAAAAGAAGAACCGGTCAGAACTTGATTCGTGTGTCAG AGAAACGTTCTCAGAAGAG GACACAATCCGATGTTACAG
- the LOC124056343 gene encoding serine-rich adhesin for platelets-like isoform X8 — protein MFQKMILVILYVRADVVTHTCIFTGFWTISVFSFIMAGCLLFIILMHSFHEIQTQALRRPKLTVNPTVITQTDSVTLNCQTPSSVSVSQCYFVILRGETIKSSSCLKILTGTELLRMSSQSSPAEVKVNCYFTVKEPNTASPPSDTSSITIHILHPPKLTVNPLVITQTDSVTLNCQAPSSVSVSQCFFYTGRQQSIKGFSCLRNLTGTELLLMARQSSSAKVEVRCFYTVKLGELDSPSPHSNTSSITIHILHPPKLTVNPLVITQTDSVTLNCQAPSSVSVSQCFFYTGRQQSIKGFSCLRNLTGTELLLMARQSSSAKVEVRCFYTVKLGELDSPSPHSNTSSITIHILHPPKLTVNPLVITQTDSVTLNCQAPSSVSVSQCFFNTGRQQSTKVFSCLSTLTGTELLLMARQSSPAKVEVRCFYTVKLGELDSPSPHSNTSSITIHTQKPEMSLQHFPGDYVLFACSLPGSANPDTRCNLYFGEGRHLVATSNISSKTNKKNQWFCQFYVTIDDLLSRLRSVQQRDASCDYSVGSEPNSLSPRSDGYSLAAIVENESSRNCTQPAFTDSTVSKSGPSTTTTTTTTTTTSSSTSTSTTTSSTSTSSTTATTTATATTTTALVKSASAVAAVESHMTQTTSTFAITTDIVEVKSHMMQIKLKFTVTTDRTYNLTEIQNIVMYHLLMWL, from the exons ATGTTTCAGAAAATGATACTTGTCATTCTGTATGTCAGAGCTGatgtggtcacacacacatgcatcttCACAGGATTCTGGACGATCTCAGTATTCAGTTTCATCATGGCTGGATGCCTGTTGTTCATCATCCTCATGC ATTCCTTTCATGAGATTCAAACACAAG CTCTTCGTCGACCTAAACTGACGGTGAACCCAACAGtgatcacacagacagactcagtcACTCTGAACTGTCAGACTCCATCGTCcgtctctgtgtctcagtgttattttgtcattttaagagGAGAAACCATCAAAAGCTCCTCTTGTCTGAAGATTCTGACAGGAACTGAGCTGCTGAGGATGTCAAGTCAGAGTTCACCCGCTGAGGTTAAAGTGAACTGTTATTTCACTGTGAAAGAGCCAAATACAGCATCTCCACCCAGCGACACATCCTCCATCACCATACACA ttcttcATCCACCTAAACTGACGGTGAATCCACTGGtgatcacacagacagactcagtcACTCTGAACTGTCAGGCTCCatcgtctgtctctgtgtctcagtgttttttctACACCGGTAGACAACAATCCATCAAAGGTTTCTCTTGTCTGAGGAATCTGACAGgaactgagctgctgttgatgGCACGTCAAAGTTCATCTGCTAAGGTTGAAGTGAGatgtttttacactgtaaagCTTGGAGAGTTAGATTCTCCATctccacacagcaacacatcCTCCATCACCATACACA ttcttcatCCACCTAAACTGACGGTGAATCCACTGGtgatcacacagacagactcagtcACTCTGAACTGTCAGGCTCCatcgtctgtctctgtgtctcagtgttttttctACACCGGTAGACAACAATCCATCAAAGGTTTCTCTTGTCTGAGGAATCTGACAGgaactgagctgctgttgatgGCACGTCAAAGTTCATCTGCTAAGGTTGAAGTGAGatgtttttacactgtaaagCTTGGAGAGTTAGATTCTCCATctccacacagcaacacatcCTCCATCACCATACACA ttcttcatCCACCTAAACTGACGGTGAATCCACTGGtgatcacacagacagactcagtcACTCTGAACTGTCAGGCTCCATCGTCcgtctctgtgtctcagtgttttttcaACACCGGTAGACAACAATCCACCAAAGTTTTCTCTTGTCTGAGTACTCTGACAGgaactgagctgctgttgatgGCACGTCAGAGTTCACCTGCTAAGGTTGAAGTGAGatgtttttacactgtaaagCTTGGAGAGTTAGATTCCCCATctccacacagcaacacatcCTCCATCACCATACACA CTCAGAAACCAGAAATGAGTCTTCAGCATTTTCCTGGTGACTACGTTCTCTTCGCTTGCTCTCTGCCTGGATCTGCTAATCCTGATACGAGATGTAACCTGTACTTTGGAGAAGGAAGGCATCTAGTTGCAACATCGAACatcagcagtaaaacaaacaaaaaaaatcagtggttTTGCCAGTTTTATGTCACAATTGATGATTTGCTGAGTCGTCTACGTTCAGTTCAACAAAGAGATGCCAGCTGTGATTACAGTGTGGGAAGTGAACCCAACTCTTTGTCTCCTCGTAGTGATGGATACAGCTTGGCTG CTATTGTGGAAAATGAATCAAGCAGAAACTGCACACAGCCAGCATTTACAG aTTCGACTGTTAGCAAGTCTGGTCCttccaccacaaccaccaccactactactactactactagtagtagtactagtactagtactactactagTAGTACTAGTACTAGTagtactactgctactactactgccACTGCTACTACTACAACTGCTCTGGTGAAGTCAGCGTCAG CTGTTGCGGCAGTGGAGTCACACATGACGCAGACTACGTCGACATTTGCTATCACCACAG ACATTGTGGAAGTGAAGTCACACATGATGCAGATTAAGCTGAAATTTACTGTGACCACAGACAGGACATACAATTTAACAGAAATCCAAAACATTGTGATGTATCACTTACTAATGTGGCTTTAA